The following coding sequences lie in one Saccharomonospora amisosensis genomic window:
- a CDS encoding NIPSNAP family protein — MPKTTQLRIYHVRDGLLDEWVEKWRTLVVPLRLKFGFEIEGAWLDRERNQFVWLISYEGTESFADRNSRYWASAERAAMRLDPKDYLVSTETREVETVR, encoded by the coding sequence GTGCCGAAGACGACGCAGTTACGCATCTACCACGTGCGCGATGGTCTGCTCGATGAGTGGGTGGAGAAGTGGCGCACCTTGGTCGTTCCGCTGAGGCTGAAGTTCGGCTTCGAGATCGAGGGCGCGTGGCTGGATCGCGAACGCAACCAGTTCGTGTGGCTGATCTCGTACGAGGGAACGGAGTCATTCGCGGACCGGAACTCGCGGTACTGGGCATCGGCGGAGCGAGCAGCGATGCGACTCGACCCGAAGGACTACCTTGTGAGCACCGAAACCCGCGAGGTCGAGACGGTCCGGTAG
- the pglX gene encoding BREX-2 system adenine-specific DNA-methyltransferase PglX: MATRDADLGELVKDLRGQVTLLEADLRARSEEVPEFTEPLRAEYDEAREAGRTAATYESWRDERVTQVAAAWMLGTVFVRFCEDNGLIAAPFLAGPGERLAEAEERHEAYFRQNPKDNDRDWIIAAFTQLAQAHPTAAGLFDKRHNPLWEITPSFEAATALLQFWRRRGDDGEIRYDFTDPDWDTRFLGDLYQDLSEHARKTYALLQTPEFVEEFILDLTLEPAVQEFGLKGLRTIDPACGSGHFVLGLFHRLLGKWREAEPGTDPWELIQRTLGSVHGCDKNPFAASIARFRLLVAVLRAAGTARLDQAPSFPINIAVGDSLMHGRGAPGIQEELFAVQEPHTYATEDVNDYVRSCDLLGKGSYHVVVGNPPYITVKDKRENQNYRERYDACSGKYALSVPFAQRLFQLAIRRDGADRDAGFVGQITANSFMKREFGKKLIERFFQSVQLTHVIDTSGAYIPGHGTPTVILVGRNHNYRQDDPIRAVLGVRGEPSQPEEPAKGLVWSAIVEQISQPGSESEWVSVADLERGSFAQHPWSLSGGGAADLFTQMHEASRASLSDSSTEIGRSTHTGLDEAFYLPNHSAITQRIYHGCVPVVLGEGVRDYLLGADLVTYFPYDGRGESRKMGRTEGEFLWQNRTVLRERVDFGAKPEERKLRWFDHSMFFPARYRTPLSIAFAFVATHNHFVLDRGGKVFKQSAPVIKLPEGAGEAEHLALLGVLNSSTACFWLKQVSHDKGSQGVNEGFKSQEWERFFEFTGTKLQEFPLPAGLPLEFGRALDSLAQELAGHEPSAVAEQAAPTRERLDVARKEHERIRGRMIALQEELDWTVYHSYGLLSDTELGQLTASEMDSVPEIRLGERAFEIVLARKVAAGEAETAWFERHGSTPVTEIPSHWPDWYRQIVQARIDTIEHRRDIGLIERPECKRRWASESWEKKEAEALRTWLLDRCERRDIWFGLRDGFEQPRTRTVNQLADAFRDDTDMHTVAQLYVSDHLGKRDLTLAQVLEQVVADQHVPYLAALRYKDTGLRKRAQWEDVWEQQREEDRTGQRLDIPVPPKYKSSDFRKTSYWTQRGKLDVPKERFISYPDAHPDADPTLLLGWAGWDHKDQAQALVNIVNDRTTDAGWETDRLTPLIAGLAELMPWVRQWHGEDDPDWGGVPADEYDAFLTDQRNTHQLTEHDLKAWRPAPSGRGRRGGTKGNQ, from the coding sequence ATGGCGACTCGGGACGCTGACCTGGGGGAACTGGTCAAGGACCTGCGCGGGCAGGTCACGCTGTTGGAGGCCGACCTGCGGGCCCGCAGCGAGGAGGTGCCCGAGTTCACCGAGCCGCTGCGCGCCGAGTACGACGAGGCACGGGAGGCCGGGCGCACGGCCGCGACCTACGAGTCGTGGCGGGACGAGCGGGTCACGCAGGTGGCGGCGGCGTGGATGCTGGGCACCGTGTTCGTCCGGTTCTGCGAGGACAACGGGCTGATCGCCGCCCCCTTTCTCGCCGGGCCCGGCGAGCGGCTGGCTGAGGCGGAGGAACGGCACGAGGCGTACTTCCGGCAGAACCCCAAGGACAACGACCGCGACTGGATCATCGCCGCGTTCACCCAGTTGGCGCAGGCGCACCCGACGGCGGCCGGGCTGTTCGACAAGCGGCACAACCCGCTGTGGGAGATCACGCCCTCCTTCGAGGCGGCGACCGCACTGTTGCAGTTCTGGCGGCGGCGCGGCGATGACGGCGAGATCCGCTACGACTTCACCGACCCCGACTGGGACACCCGCTTCCTCGGCGACCTGTACCAGGACCTCTCCGAGCACGCCCGCAAGACGTACGCACTGCTGCAGACGCCGGAGTTCGTGGAGGAGTTCATCCTCGACCTGACGCTGGAACCGGCGGTGCAGGAGTTCGGGCTGAAGGGGCTACGCACCATCGACCCCGCGTGCGGCTCGGGGCACTTCGTGCTGGGCCTGTTCCACCGGCTGCTGGGCAAGTGGCGCGAGGCCGAACCCGGCACCGACCCGTGGGAGCTGATCCAGCGGACGCTGGGCTCGGTGCATGGCTGCGACAAGAACCCGTTCGCGGCTTCCATCGCGAGGTTCCGGCTGCTGGTGGCGGTGCTGCGTGCCGCGGGCACGGCGCGGCTGGACCAGGCACCGAGTTTTCCGATCAACATCGCGGTCGGCGACTCACTGATGCACGGGCGCGGAGCCCCCGGCATCCAGGAGGAACTTTTCGCGGTGCAGGAGCCGCACACCTACGCCACCGAGGACGTCAACGACTACGTGCGAAGCTGCGACCTGCTGGGCAAGGGCTCCTATCACGTGGTGGTCGGCAACCCGCCGTACATCACGGTGAAGGACAAGCGGGAGAACCAGAACTATCGGGAGCGCTACGACGCCTGCTCGGGCAAGTACGCGTTGTCGGTGCCGTTCGCGCAGCGGCTGTTCCAGTTGGCGATCCGCCGCGACGGCGCTGACCGCGACGCGGGCTTCGTCGGCCAGATCACCGCCAACTCGTTCATGAAGCGCGAGTTCGGCAAGAAGTTGATCGAGCGGTTCTTCCAGTCCGTGCAGTTGACCCACGTCATCGACACCTCGGGTGCCTACATCCCCGGCCACGGCACCCCGACGGTGATCCTCGTCGGGCGCAACCACAATTACCGCCAGGACGACCCGATCCGCGCTGTGCTTGGCGTGCGGGGTGAGCCGAGCCAACCGGAAGAGCCAGCCAAGGGCTTGGTGTGGTCGGCGATTGTCGAGCAGATCAGCCAGCCGGGCAGCGAATCCGAATGGGTTTCGGTGGCGGATCTCGAGCGGGGAAGCTTCGCTCAGCACCCTTGGTCACTGAGTGGTGGCGGGGCTGCGGACTTGTTCACTCAAATGCATGAAGCGTCCCGTGCTAGCCTTAGCGATAGCTCTACAGAAATTGGCCGTAGTACTCACACTGGCCTGGACGAGGCATTCTATCTTCCAAATCATAGTGCGATAACGCAACGTATCTATCACGGTTGCGTCCCTGTGGTATTGGGTGAGGGTGTTCGTGATTACCTGCTTGGTGCCGATCTTGTCACATATTTTCCATATGACGGCCGTGGTGAATCTCGAAAGATGGGTCGGACTGAGGGCGAATTCCTTTGGCAGAACCGGACGGTTTTGCGGGAGCGCGTCGATTTCGGTGCGAAACCTGAAGAACGAAAACTGCGTTGGTTCGACCACAGCATGTTCTTCCCCGCTCGGTACCGCACACCGCTGTCGATTGCTTTTGCGTTTGTGGCTACGCATAACCACTTCGTGTTGGATCGGGGTGGGAAGGTATTCAAGCAGTCCGCGCCGGTGATCAAGCTGCCGGAGGGGGCAGGCGAGGCCGAGCACCTGGCGTTGCTTGGGGTGCTCAACTCGTCCACGGCGTGCTTCTGGCTCAAGCAGGTGAGCCATGATAAAGGCAGTCAGGGCGTCAACGAGGGATTCAAATCACAGGAGTGGGAGCGGTTCTTCGAGTTCACCGGGACCAAGCTTCAGGAGTTTCCGCTGCCCGCCGGCCTGCCACTGGAGTTCGGGCGGGCTCTCGACTCGCTTGCTCAGGAACTTGCCGGTCACGAGCCCTCGGCTGTCGCAGAGCAAGCCGCGCCGACGCGGGAGCGGCTCGATGTGGCGCGCAAGGAACATGAGCGCATCCGGGGGCGGATGATCGCGCTGCAGGAGGAACTCGACTGGACCGTCTACCATTCCTACGGCCTGCTCAGTGACACCGAACTCGGCCAGCTCACGGCGTCCGAGATGGACAGTGTGCCGGAGATCCGGCTTGGTGAGCGGGCGTTCGAGATCGTGCTTGCCCGCAAGGTCGCGGCGGGGGAGGCCGAGACCGCGTGGTTCGAGCGGCACGGCTCCACGCCCGTCACCGAGATCCCCTCGCACTGGCCCGACTGGTACCGGCAGATCGTCCAGGCGCGGATCGACACCATCGAACACCGGCGCGATATCGGGCTGATCGAGCGGCCCGAGTGCAAGCGGCGGTGGGCGTCCGAGTCGTGGGAGAAGAAGGAAGCCGAAGCGCTGCGCACCTGGTTGCTCGACCGCTGCGAGCGGCGCGACATCTGGTTCGGGCTGCGGGACGGCTTCGAACAGCCCCGCACCCGCACCGTCAACCAGCTTGCCGACGCCTTCCGCGACGACACCGACATGCACACCGTCGCCCAGCTCTACGTCTCCGACCACCTCGGCAAGCGCGACCTCACCCTCGCCCAGGTCCTCGAACAGGTCGTGGCCGACCAGCACGTGCCCTACCTCGCCGCCCTGCGCTACAAGGACACCGGCCTGCGCAAACGCGCCCAGTGGGAAGACGTCTGGGAACAGCAGCGCGAGGAGGACCGCACCGGGCAGCGGCTCGACATCCCCGTCCCACCGAAATACAAGTCCAGCGACTTCCGCAAGACCTCCTACTGGACCCAGCGCGGCAAGCTCGACGTGCCCAAGGAACGCTTCATCTCCTACCCCGACGCGCACCCCGACGCCGACCCCACACTGCTGCTCGGCTGGGCGGGCTGGGACCACAAGGACCAGGCCCAAGCGCTGGTCAACATCGTCAACGATCGCACCACCGACGCGGGCTGGGAAACCGACCGGCTCACCCCGCTCATCGCCGGGCTCGCCGAGCTCATGCCGTGGGTGCGGCAGTGGCACGGCGAGGACGACCCCGACTGGGGCGGTGTCCCCGCCGACGAGTACGACGCCTTCCTCACCGACCAGCGCAACACCCACCAACTCACCGAGCACGACCTGAAGGCATGGCGACCCGCTCCCTCCGGCCGGGGTCGCCGCGGCGGCACGAAGGGCAACCAGTGA
- a CDS encoding YDG/SRA domain-containing protein: MARQREYGEIPGYPEGTEFTNRKELADAGVHRPLQGGISGGKDGADSIAVSGGYPDDEDFGNEIIYTGQGGRDPATGKQVRDQELVLGNIGLVRSRLDNRLVRVIRGAHKGGKHAPERGYRYDGLFWVDDYWHDIGRDGYRIWRFRLVKLVPDSDSARRSVPASTRRTESVSSRIVRDRTVAEQVKAWHNSACQVCGTCLQTVAGPYAEGAHIQGLGRPHNGPDDESNMLCLCPNHHVLFDSGAIHIDDDFVVWDSIEQTRIGPLRRVSEHRIGLDFLRYHRQHYASPQDRAS; the protein is encoded by the coding sequence GTGGCGCGGCAACGCGAGTATGGCGAAATCCCCGGCTACCCGGAAGGTACCGAGTTCACCAATCGCAAGGAGTTGGCTGACGCGGGCGTTCACCGCCCGTTGCAGGGAGGCATCTCCGGCGGTAAAGATGGTGCCGACTCGATCGCCGTCTCCGGCGGTTATCCAGATGATGAAGACTTCGGCAACGAGATCATCTACACCGGTCAGGGCGGACGCGATCCCGCTACGGGCAAGCAAGTAAGAGACCAGGAACTCGTACTCGGGAATATTGGCCTCGTCCGTAGCCGGTTGGACAACCGACTTGTCCGTGTTATTCGTGGGGCACACAAAGGCGGTAAACACGCACCCGAGCGGGGCTACCGCTATGACGGACTCTTCTGGGTAGATGACTATTGGCACGACATTGGTCGCGATGGCTACCGGATCTGGAGATTCCGGCTTGTCAAGCTCGTGCCAGACAGCGACTCGGCGAGGCGGTCAGTTCCAGCTTCGACCCGTCGCACTGAATCCGTGAGCTCACGGATCGTGCGAGATCGAACAGTCGCCGAGCAGGTCAAAGCTTGGCACAACTCTGCTTGCCAAGTCTGTGGCACTTGCTTGCAGACAGTTGCGGGACCCTATGCGGAAGGCGCTCACATTCAAGGGTTGGGTCGGCCGCACAACGGTCCCGATGATGAGAGCAACATGCTGTGCTTGTGCCCGAACCATCATGTTCTTTTCGACTCCGGCGCAATTCACATCGACGATGACTTCGTGGTCTGGGACTCGATCGAGCAAACCAGGATCGGGCCGTTGCGAAGGGTCAGTGAACACCGCATCGGGCTGGATTTCCTGCGCTACCACCGGCAGCACTATGCCAGCCCGCAAGACCGCGCGTCTTGA
- a CDS encoding DUF397 domain-containing protein yields the protein MTSQPQWKKSSFSNPNGDCVEFAPAVDGTGDVLVRHSKRPDEGVIRYTADEWRAFVAGVKHGEFDL from the coding sequence ATGACATCGCAACCGCAGTGGAAGAAGAGCAGCTTCAGCAACCCCAACGGCGACTGTGTCGAGTTCGCGCCTGCCGTGGACGGCACCGGTGACGTGTTGGTGCGGCATTCGAAGCGTCCGGATGAGGGCGTGATCCGCTACACCGCCGATGAGTGGCGAGCCTTCGTGGCGGGCGTGAAGCACGGCGAGTTCGACCTGTAG
- a CDS encoding DUF397 domain-containing protein: MTSQPQWKKSSFSGPNGDCVEFAAAVDGSGDVLVRHSKRPEDGVIRYTADEWRAFVAGVKAGEFDL, translated from the coding sequence ATGACATCGCAACCGCAGTGGAAGAAGAGCAGCTTCAGCGGCCCCAACGGCGACTGTGTCGAGTTCGCTGCGGCGGTGGACGGCAGTGGTGACGTGTTGGTGCGGCATTCGAAGCGGCCGGAGGATGGCGTGATCCGCTACACCGCCGATGAGTGGCGAGCCTTCGTGGCGGGCGTGAAGGCTGGCGAGTTCGACCTGTAG
- a CDS encoding zinc finger protein, with the protein MTRFRWQQANGRRHAYDTGTTAIPHPGVVFTALCGAEVTPRERDFVELSGCCYAPTCWRCDHEWRVRDGFPPEEIPPLPENA; encoded by the coding sequence ATGACCAGGTTCCGGTGGCAGCAGGCAAACGGGCGACGGCATGCCTACGACACCGGCACAACAGCGATCCCGCACCCCGGAGTGGTGTTCACCGCGCTGTGCGGGGCGGAAGTCACGCCACGAGAGCGGGACTTCGTCGAACTCAGCGGCTGCTGCTACGCCCCCACCTGCTGGCGCTGCGACCACGAATGGCGCGTCCGTGACGGCTTCCCACCCGAGGAAATCCCACCGCTGCCGGAGAACGCATGA
- a CDS encoding GNAT family N-acetyltransferase encodes MLVDHFPPLGLLLRTPRLELRIPTGEALADLADLAVDGIHPPETMPFVFPWTDQPPAELARDVLRHHWRHLANWTPQNWSLLLAVFRDGTVVGQQALSGREFATSREVTTGSWLGQRYQGQGIGTEMRAAALHLAFAGLGAEAAISGAFTDNPASLAVSRKLGYQPDGISRHAVRGELAIEQRMRLSRQNWERHRSIDVTIEGLEPCLPLFGLDDG; translated from the coding sequence ATGCTGGTCGACCACTTCCCGCCGCTCGGATTGCTGTTGCGCACGCCGCGCCTGGAGTTGCGAATCCCAACGGGCGAGGCGCTGGCCGACTTGGCCGACCTCGCGGTGGACGGTATTCACCCGCCCGAGACCATGCCGTTCGTCTTTCCCTGGACCGACCAGCCTCCCGCCGAATTGGCACGTGATGTCCTTCGGCATCACTGGCGGCACCTGGCCAACTGGACGCCGCAGAACTGGTCGCTGTTGCTCGCCGTGTTCCGCGACGGCACGGTGGTGGGGCAGCAGGCGCTCAGCGGCCGGGAGTTCGCCACCAGCCGCGAGGTGACTACCGGCTCCTGGCTGGGGCAGCGGTATCAAGGCCAGGGCATCGGCACCGAGATGCGCGCGGCCGCGCTGCACCTGGCCTTCGCCGGGCTCGGGGCTGAAGCGGCGATCTCGGGCGCGTTCACCGACAACCCGGCATCGTTGGCGGTGTCGCGCAAGCTCGGTTACCAGCCGGACGGCATCAGCAGGCACGCCGTGCGCGGAGAACTGGCCATCGAGCAGCGAATGCGTTTGAGCCGGCAGAACTGGGAGCGCCACCGAAGCATCGACGTAACCATCGAAGGCTTGGAGCCGTGCCTGCCGCTGTTCGGGCTCGACGACGGGTGA
- a CDS encoding helix-turn-helix domain-containing protein: MGADANGLTTRARALVAAIRNLLDNAGMSGRELSERLGLSHSTVSHWRTGRRLPTPEDVASLLTLLGVTGQEKQRLVEMARHAAEPNWLVVGMPGIPQQLAGAIESERSASAIAQWARDVVPGLLQTADYARALAAASGLPQNESEARVLLRIGRAEVLTRRHPVQLLALIGEDALREPVGSALVMADQLRHLKEMSDRSNVTIQLVPARVGWHPGWAGPFVLYDFPDAPSVVHFEHYSSGAFVLDEDDVRAYRSAVEVIRGVARSPADSAELIGKIAEELEQAA; encoded by the coding sequence ATGGGGGCTGACGCGAACGGCCTGACGACGCGGGCCAGAGCGCTTGTCGCGGCGATCAGGAACCTCCTGGACAACGCCGGGATGAGTGGGCGCGAGCTGTCGGAACGGCTCGGGCTGAGCCACAGCACGGTCTCGCACTGGCGAACCGGGCGTCGCTTGCCGACGCCGGAGGATGTCGCGTCGCTGCTGACCCTGCTGGGTGTGACGGGGCAGGAGAAGCAGCGGCTCGTGGAAATGGCGCGGCACGCCGCTGAGCCGAACTGGCTCGTGGTTGGAATGCCGGGTATCCCGCAGCAACTGGCGGGAGCCATCGAGTCGGAGCGTTCGGCCTCCGCGATTGCCCAATGGGCAAGGGATGTCGTGCCCGGTCTGCTACAGACTGCCGATTACGCGCGAGCGTTGGCAGCCGCCAGTGGTTTGCCGCAGAACGAGAGCGAGGCGCGAGTGCTGCTTCGGATCGGCCGCGCCGAGGTGCTGACTCGGCGTCATCCGGTGCAACTGCTGGCGTTGATCGGTGAGGACGCTCTGCGTGAGCCGGTCGGCTCCGCACTGGTGATGGCGGACCAACTCCGGCACCTCAAGGAGATGAGCGACCGGAGCAACGTCACGATCCAACTGGTGCCAGCACGGGTGGGTTGGCACCCCGGCTGGGCAGGTCCGTTCGTGTTGTATGACTTCCCCGACGCGCCCTCGGTAGTGCACTTCGAGCACTACAGTTCGGGAGCGTTCGTCCTGGACGAGGACGACGTGAGGGCCTACCGCAGCGCCGTGGAGGTCATTCGCGGTGTCGCGAGAAGTCCCGCTGATTCGGCGGAACTCATCGGAAAAATCGCTGAGGAATTGGAGCAGGCGGCATGA
- a CDS encoding IS110 family transposase produces MGVGIDWAESFHDVALGRPDNGIVEQFRIDHTAAGVGRLIARCLELETDPADVRVVLETRHGVLVEALTDAGFTVLPVNPDLVARRRGPAKKKDDAEDARICCLLALDQFLELRKLIPHGNLAGELRSIARDDERAARDQRRLLNRLRADLLATFPAALTIAGDDLGSPVMLKLLATWPTHAQLAGAGTDAIESFARSSRHGWPDRFAARVADALTVEQLPVRDYLIRAKATTISLTATQLLALREARKSWERRMAELLLGDTRYGRAKQPRNPDPGKAIPGGDIYLSFPGLGDILAARIAGEIGDHIEQFDTPNGLQCYAGTAPVTRRSGRSELVIARRLAHNRYLGTAVHQWAFCTLTTSTWAREFYDRKITAGKAHHSALRALANRWLEILWHCLTKGIRYDEAVHIRNRSKTLQTATAA; encoded by the coding sequence TTGGGAGTTGGTATCGACTGGGCGGAGTCGTTTCACGATGTCGCGCTCGGCAGACCTGATAATGGGATCGTCGAACAGTTTCGTATCGACCACACCGCGGCCGGTGTGGGCCGGTTGATCGCTCGGTGCTTGGAGTTGGAAACCGACCCGGCTGATGTGCGTGTTGTGTTGGAAACCCGGCACGGTGTATTGGTCGAGGCATTGACCGACGCGGGGTTTACCGTGTTGCCGGTCAACCCTGACCTGGTCGCCCGCCGTCGTGGCCCGGCGAAGAAGAAAGACGACGCCGAAGACGCCCGGATCTGTTGTTTGCTGGCGTTGGATCAGTTTCTGGAATTGCGGAAGTTGATCCCGCACGGCAATCTGGCTGGCGAATTGCGTTCGATCGCCCGCGATGACGAACGAGCGGCCCGGGACCAGCGGCGGCTGCTCAACCGTCTTCGCGCCGATCTGCTGGCCACTTTCCCGGCCGCGCTGACCATCGCCGGTGACGATCTGGGCAGCCCTGTCATGCTGAAACTGCTGGCCACCTGGCCCACACACGCCCAACTCGCCGGCGCCGGTACCGACGCGATCGAGTCCTTCGCGCGGTCTTCCCGACACGGCTGGCCGGACCGGTTCGCCGCCCGTGTTGCCGACGCCCTCACCGTCGAGCAACTCCCGGTTCGCGATTACCTGATCCGCGCGAAAGCCACCACAATCTCGTTGACCGCGACCCAGCTTCTCGCGTTGCGTGAGGCTCGGAAATCGTGGGAACGCCGCATGGCAGAACTGCTCCTCGGCGACACCCGGTACGGCCGCGCCAAACAACCCAGAAATCCCGATCCGGGAAAAGCGATACCGGGCGGTGACATCTACCTGAGTTTCCCCGGACTTGGGGACATCCTCGCCGCCCGGATCGCCGGAGAGATCGGGGATCACATCGAGCAATTCGACACCCCGAACGGGCTGCAATGCTACGCCGGAACCGCACCCGTAACCCGACGATCCGGCCGCAGCGAGCTCGTCATCGCCCGCCGCCTGGCCCATAACCGATATCTCGGCACCGCCGTGCACCAATGGGCCTTCTGCACCCTCACAACCTCGACCTGGGCGCGCGAGTTCTACGACCGGAAAATCACCGCCGGAAAAGCACACCACAGCGCCCTGCGCGCCCTCGCCAACCGCTGGCTGGAAATCCTCTGGCACTGCCTCACCAAAGGCATCCGCTACGACGAAGCCGTACACATACGCAACCGATCCAAAACCCTCCAAACAGCTACCGCCGCCTGA